Proteins encoded within one genomic window of Camelina sativa cultivar DH55 chromosome 19, Cs, whole genome shotgun sequence:
- the LOC104765256 gene encoding peroxisomal (S)-2-hydroxy-acid oxidase GLO2 isoform X1 — protein sequence MEITNVTEYDAIAKQKLPKMVYDYYASGAEDQWTLQENRNAFARILFRPRILIDVNKIDMATTVLGFKISMPIMVAPTAMQKMAHPDGEYATARAASAAGTIMTLSSWATSSVEEVASTGPGIRFFQLYVYKNRKVVEQLVRRAEKAGFKAIALTVDTPRLGRRESDIKNRFTLPSNLTLKNFEGLDLGKMDEANDSGLASYVAGQIDRTLSWKDVQWLQTITKLPILVKGVLTGEDARIAIQAGAAGIIVSNHGARQLDYVPATISALEEVVKATQGRVPVFLDGGVRRGTDVFKALALGASGIFIGRPVVFALAAEGEAGVRKVLQMLRDEFELTMALSGCRSLSEITRNHIVTEWDTPRHLPRL from the exons ATGGAGATCACAAACGTTACCGAGTATGACGCCATCGCAAAGCAGAAGTTGCCTAAGATGGTTTACGACTACTATGCGTCTGGTGCAGAGGACCAATGGACTCTTCAAGAGAACAGAAACGCTTTTGCAAGGATcct CTTCCGGCCTCGGATTTTGATTGATGTGAACAAAATTGATATGGCAACAACCGTCTTGGGGTTTAAAATCTCCATGCCGATCATGGTTGCTCCTACTGCCATGCAAAAGATGGCTCACCCTGATG GGGAATATGCTACGGCCAGAGCTGCGTCTGCTGCTGGAACTATCATG ACACTGTCTTCATGGGCTACTTCTagtgttgaggaagttgctTCCACAGGGCCAGGGATCCGATTCTTCCAGCTCTAT GTATACAAGAATAGAAAGGTGGTTGAACAGCTCGTGAGAAGAGCCGAGAAAGCTGGGTTCAAAGCCATTGCTCTCACTGTAGACACCCCAAGGCTAGGTCGCAGAGAGTCTGATATCAAGAACAG ATTCACTTTGCCTTCAAACCTGACATTGAAGAACTTTGAAGGTCTTGACCTTGGAAAGATGGACGAG GCCAATGACTCTGGTTTGGCTTCATATGTTGCTGGTCAAATTGACCGTACCTTGAGCTGGAAG GATGTCCAGTGGCTCCAGACAATCACCAAATTGCCAATTCTTGTCAAGGGTGTTCTAACAGGAGAGGATG CAAGGATAGCGATTCAAGCTGGAGCCGCAGGGATCATTGTGTCAAACCATGGAGCTCGTCAGCTTGACTATGTCCCAGCCACAATCTCAGCCCTTGAAGAG GTTGTCAAAGCGACACAAGGACGAGTTCCTGTCTTCTTGGATGGTGGTGTTAGACGTGGCACAGATGTCTTCAAGGCACTTGCACTTGGAGCCTCAGGGATATTT ATTGGAAGACCAGTGGTATTCGCACTAGCTGCTGAAGGAGAAGCTGGAGTCAGAAAGGTGCTTCAAATGTTACGAGATGAGTTCGAGCTAACCATGGCACTAAGTGGGTGCCGGTCTCTCAGTGAAATCACCCGCAACCATATTGTCACCGAATGGGATACTCCACGCCATTTGCCAAGGTtatag
- the LOC104765259 gene encoding peroxisomal (S)-2-hydroxy-acid oxidase GLO1 isoform X2, translated as MMPSQSRSCLRWFTTTMHLVQRTNGLFKRTETLSQGSCDFRPRILIDVSKIDMTTTVLGFKISMPIMVAPTAMQKMAHPDGEYATARAASAAGTIMTLSSWATSSVEEVASTGPGIRFFQLYVYKNRNVVEQLVRRAERAGFKAIALTVDTPRLGRRESDIKNRFTLPPNLTLKNFEGLDLGKMDEAADSGLASYVAGQIDRTLSWKDVQWLQTITKLPILVKGVLTGEDARIAVQAGAAGIIVSNHGARQLDYVPATISALEEVVKATQGRIPVFLDGGVRRGTDVFKALALGASGIFIGRPVVFSLAAEGEAGVRKVLQMLRDEFELTMALSGCRSLKEISRNHITTEWDTPRDSPRPLARL; from the exons ATGATGCCATCGCAAAGCAGAAGCTGCCTAAGATGGTTTACGACTACTATGCATCTGGTGCAGAGGACCAATGGACTCTTCAAGAGAACAGAAACGCTTTCGCAAGGATCCTGTGA CTTTCGGCCTCGGATTTTGATTGATGTGAGCAAGATTGATATGACAACCACCGTGTTGGGGTTCAAAATCTCGATGCCCATCATGGTTGCTCCTACTGCCATGCAAAAGATGGCTCACCCTGATG GAGAATATGCTACAGCTAGAGCTGCATCTGCAGCTGGAACCATCATg ACACTATCTTCATGGGCTACTTCCAGCGTTGAAGAAGTTGCTTCCACAGGACCAGGGATCCGATTCTTTCAGCTCTAT GTATACAAGAACAGGAATGTGGTCGAGCAGTTAGTGAGAAGAGCTGAGAGGGCTGGATTCAAAGCCATTGCTCTCACTGTGGACACCCCAAGGCTAGGTCGCAGAGAGTCTGATATCAAGAACAG ATTCACTTTGCCTCCTAACCTGACATTGAAGAACTTTGAGGGTCTTGACCTTGGAAAGATGGACGAG GCCGCTGACTCTGGCTTGGCTTCATATGTTGCTGGTCAAATTGACCGTACCTTGAGCTGGAAG GACGTCCAATGGCTCCAGACAATCACCAAATTGCCGATTCTGGTCAAGGGTGTTCTTACAGGAGAAGATG CGAGGATAGCTGTTCAAGCTGGTGCAGCTGGGATCATTGTGTCAAACCATGGAGCTCGCCAGCTTGACTATGTCCCAGCAACAATCTCAGCCCTGGAAGAG GTTGTCAAAGCAACACAAGGAAGAATTCCTGTCTTCTTGGATGGTGGAGTTCGACGTGGCACAGATGTCTTCAAGGCACTTGCACTTGGTGCCTCCGGAATATTC ATTGGAAGACCAGTGGTATTCTCATTGGCTGCTGAAGGAGAAGCTGGAGTTAGAAAGGTGCTTCAAATGCTACGTGATGAGTTCGAGCTAACCATGGCACTGAGTGGATGCCGGTCTCTAAAGGAAATCTCCCGTAACCACATTACCACCGAATGGGACACTCCACGTGACAGTCCACGTCCTTTGGCCAGGTTATAA
- the LOC104765259 gene encoding peroxisomal (S)-2-hydroxy-acid oxidase GLO1 isoform X1, with product MEITNVTEYDAIAKQKLPKMVYDYYASGAEDQWTLQENRNAFARILFRPRILIDVSKIDMTTTVLGFKISMPIMVAPTAMQKMAHPDGEYATARAASAAGTIMTLSSWATSSVEEVASTGPGIRFFQLYVYKNRNVVEQLVRRAERAGFKAIALTVDTPRLGRRESDIKNRFTLPPNLTLKNFEGLDLGKMDEAADSGLASYVAGQIDRTLSWKDVQWLQTITKLPILVKGVLTGEDARIAVQAGAAGIIVSNHGARQLDYVPATISALEEVVKATQGRIPVFLDGGVRRGTDVFKALALGASGIFIGRPVVFSLAAEGEAGVRKVLQMLRDEFELTMALSGCRSLKEISRNHITTEWDTPRDSPRPLARL from the exons ATGGAGATCACAAACGTCACCGAGTATGATGCCATCGCAAAGCAGAAGCTGCCTAAGATGGTTTACGACTACTATGCATCTGGTGCAGAGGACCAATGGACTCTTCAAGAGAACAGAAACGCTTTCGCAAGGATCCT CTTTCGGCCTCGGATTTTGATTGATGTGAGCAAGATTGATATGACAACCACCGTGTTGGGGTTCAAAATCTCGATGCCCATCATGGTTGCTCCTACTGCCATGCAAAAGATGGCTCACCCTGATG GAGAATATGCTACAGCTAGAGCTGCATCTGCAGCTGGAACCATCATg ACACTATCTTCATGGGCTACTTCCAGCGTTGAAGAAGTTGCTTCCACAGGACCAGGGATCCGATTCTTTCAGCTCTAT GTATACAAGAACAGGAATGTGGTCGAGCAGTTAGTGAGAAGAGCTGAGAGGGCTGGATTCAAAGCCATTGCTCTCACTGTGGACACCCCAAGGCTAGGTCGCAGAGAGTCTGATATCAAGAACAG ATTCACTTTGCCTCCTAACCTGACATTGAAGAACTTTGAGGGTCTTGACCTTGGAAAGATGGACGAG GCCGCTGACTCTGGCTTGGCTTCATATGTTGCTGGTCAAATTGACCGTACCTTGAGCTGGAAG GACGTCCAATGGCTCCAGACAATCACCAAATTGCCGATTCTGGTCAAGGGTGTTCTTACAGGAGAAGATG CGAGGATAGCTGTTCAAGCTGGTGCAGCTGGGATCATTGTGTCAAACCATGGAGCTCGCCAGCTTGACTATGTCCCAGCAACAATCTCAGCCCTGGAAGAG GTTGTCAAAGCAACACAAGGAAGAATTCCTGTCTTCTTGGATGGTGGAGTTCGACGTGGCACAGATGTCTTCAAGGCACTTGCACTTGGTGCCTCCGGAATATTC ATTGGAAGACCAGTGGTATTCTCATTGGCTGCTGAAGGAGAAGCTGGAGTTAGAAAGGTGCTTCAAATGCTACGTGATGAGTTCGAGCTAACCATGGCACTGAGTGGATGCCGGTCTCTAAAGGAAATCTCCCGTAACCACATTACCACCGAATGGGACACTCCACGTGACAGTCCACGTCCTTTGGCCAGGTTATAA
- the LOC104765256 gene encoding peroxisomal (S)-2-hydroxy-acid oxidase GLO2 isoform X2: MTPSQSRSCLRWFTTTMRLVQRTNGLFKRTETLLQGSCDFRPRILIDVNKIDMATTVLGFKISMPIMVAPTAMQKMAHPDGEYATARAASAAGTIMTLSSWATSSVEEVASTGPGIRFFQLYVYKNRKVVEQLVRRAEKAGFKAIALTVDTPRLGRRESDIKNRFTLPSNLTLKNFEGLDLGKMDEANDSGLASYVAGQIDRTLSWKDVQWLQTITKLPILVKGVLTGEDARIAIQAGAAGIIVSNHGARQLDYVPATISALEEVVKATQGRVPVFLDGGVRRGTDVFKALALGASGIFIGRPVVFALAAEGEAGVRKVLQMLRDEFELTMALSGCRSLSEITRNHIVTEWDTPRHLPRL; the protein is encoded by the exons ATGACGCCATCGCAAAGCAGAAGTTGCCTAAGATGGTTTACGACTACTATGCGTCTGGTGCAGAGGACCAATGGACTCTTCAAGAGAACAGAAACGCTTTTGCAAGGATcctgtga CTTCCGGCCTCGGATTTTGATTGATGTGAACAAAATTGATATGGCAACAACCGTCTTGGGGTTTAAAATCTCCATGCCGATCATGGTTGCTCCTACTGCCATGCAAAAGATGGCTCACCCTGATG GGGAATATGCTACGGCCAGAGCTGCGTCTGCTGCTGGAACTATCATG ACACTGTCTTCATGGGCTACTTCTagtgttgaggaagttgctTCCACAGGGCCAGGGATCCGATTCTTCCAGCTCTAT GTATACAAGAATAGAAAGGTGGTTGAACAGCTCGTGAGAAGAGCCGAGAAAGCTGGGTTCAAAGCCATTGCTCTCACTGTAGACACCCCAAGGCTAGGTCGCAGAGAGTCTGATATCAAGAACAG ATTCACTTTGCCTTCAAACCTGACATTGAAGAACTTTGAAGGTCTTGACCTTGGAAAGATGGACGAG GCCAATGACTCTGGTTTGGCTTCATATGTTGCTGGTCAAATTGACCGTACCTTGAGCTGGAAG GATGTCCAGTGGCTCCAGACAATCACCAAATTGCCAATTCTTGTCAAGGGTGTTCTAACAGGAGAGGATG CAAGGATAGCGATTCAAGCTGGAGCCGCAGGGATCATTGTGTCAAACCATGGAGCTCGTCAGCTTGACTATGTCCCAGCCACAATCTCAGCCCTTGAAGAG GTTGTCAAAGCGACACAAGGACGAGTTCCTGTCTTCTTGGATGGTGGTGTTAGACGTGGCACAGATGTCTTCAAGGCACTTGCACTTGGAGCCTCAGGGATATTT ATTGGAAGACCAGTGGTATTCGCACTAGCTGCTGAAGGAGAAGCTGGAGTCAGAAAGGTGCTTCAAATGTTACGAGATGAGTTCGAGCTAACCATGGCACTAAGTGGGTGCCGGTCTCTCAGTGAAATCACCCGCAACCATATTGTCACCGAATGGGATACTCCACGCCATTTGCCAAGGTtatag